CGAAGCTTCGTCTCCTTCTTGGTGACGGAGCTTTTAATTTTGGCGGCATGTGGTCCGTATTTGACGCTTACATCAGCTACATCAATGGTATGCGGCGATCAAGCAACATGACCTCCATTTGGCGTGGAAGCTATATCAAAATTTAAAACAAACCAAAGGAATAGTCGTTGACTCTGCTCTCCTCATCACCTATACATTATTTGAAGTGCGTTATTTCCTCATGAATAAAGAGCTGAAGCAGGCGATGAAGGGTTTAACCGCATTAAAAAAGGAAGAGAATCTTTTCTCCCCGCTTCAGTCCTCCTACTATTATCAATTTCTCGGTCTCTATCATCTCCTGATGGAAGAATACGATCTATCACTTAAAGCCTACGCCACAGCGGAACAATATGCCAAAGAAGCTCGGATCGAGGACCCTGAACTTTACTACCAACTGGCGAATCTCCGCAGTCGTCTCTATCATATTTCGTATGCTTTATTTTACGCCGCCACAGCATTAGAAAAGTATACGGATGAGAGTAATCTTTTTCGTGTGATTGATACATTAATCCTCATGGGAATTAATCAGCAACGGTTGAACATGTTCGACGAATCCTATCAGTCCTTTGCTCGGGCATTAAAGATCGCCGATCAAATCTCTGAGGAACAGAAGAAAGCAACGATCTATCACAATATGGGATATCTTTACTTCAAACAATCGCGGTTTGAAGAAGCGATTGAGATGTACCGTCAGAGCCTCCAGTTAGGAGAAGAAAGAGAAAAAGAGAAAAAAGCAAACACGTATTACTATCTAGCTATGGTCTATCATGCGCTGGGGGATAAAGAGAATGCCGAATCGGCCAATCAAGCCGGAATGGAATTGATTCGCGAAGAACCATCTGCGCAGACGACGTTCTATCATCTGACTTTGCAATCCTTACGCTTTAAGACCGAAATACATACTCAAGACCTTGAGCTCGTTGAAAAAACGATTTTGCCCTATTTTCAGAAAAAAGGGATCTGGATCACAGTCGCGGAATGCGCAGAATTTCTCGCAGGGAAATATCGTGAATTGAAACGAACCGGCAAGGTGATTCGATACCAACAGGTAGAGATTGAAGCGCTTCGCCGCATGAGAGACATATAAATTGGGAATTAGTCAGGAAAATTTTCCGGTCTAGGGTCTAGAAACCCCCTGTTTTTTAGAGGAAAAGGCCGAATTATTTCAATACACAAAAATAAGAAAACGCGATATCATCATACTAAACATAAAGTCACTTTTCTGTCGAAGAGAAACTTTAAAAGTTAGATCCTTGGAGGGATTTCGTTGGGAAAATTCGTATTAAGTATTTTTGGGATATTTGTAACTGTTGCGTTGCTTTTTTTGCTTTGGCTTTCTCAAACCCCAACGATCTCACCGAAAGATGTAGAGCTAAAAATCACTATGGACAATATTCCTGGCTCAGGACTGTCAGAAGAAAACCAAGTTCCTAGGCAAAAGTTGACGATTCTCCTCGATAATAAATCCTCCAATCCTCTGATTGACATGTCAAAAGGCTATTTTTATACGGTGTATGTCTATCACCCTCTTAACTATAGATATATATTTATTGAAAAATCTCATCTTTTAAGTCCAAAGGAATTGGTTATGGGTGGTGATTCTCGTACCGAAAGACAGGCAATTAAGGATTTAAAAAAAATTATTCCGCAGTTAAATGATCATTTTTTTTCTATTGGAACTCCAGGTTTTTATTATATGGGCAAAGAGATCCCAATTATAATAGACTATTATTTCAGTAAGGATCAGCAAATTGAGGATGAACAGAATTTTTATGTAATCTTTTCATTCTACCAGAAGAAGTTCGGAAAAAATCTAAGCTGGTCTAAAATCTATACAGTAGAACCCTCTGAATAAAATGAAAGGAAATCGAATCATGGATAATAACACAAAAAAAGAAATCATCGTTCGGTAATTTAGCTGAATTATCACTTGGAGTGGTTGTCAAATACCATTGATAGGCCATTGACAATTTATCTCATAAGATGATTAAAAGGAGTTTCTACCATGAAATCTATTTATGCTCGCTATTCCTATAATATCTAATGATAAGTGAAAATTCTTAGCAAAAGGAGGAAGCCCTTGTCTACTAAAATATTGCATGCTGCATTCGTTCTGATTATCTCCATCCCCATAAGCTATATAAATTTCAGTGCATATTTAAAAGGGTACCAACCAAATACCGTGCAAATTCTTTTTTCCGTTGCATATGTATTTATTTGGGGCGTCTATGGTTTTCTCTTAGGAAGGAAAGGGCTTCAGTTCGTCAGATTCTCAACATATTATTGGGGGATCGGAACTTTGCTATTGATCGTGAGCGGCTCGTTCCGTCTTTTGATTGTTGCTTTTCCCTTACTATTCATTCTCGCGGGACCTTTATACGGGTTAAGGTATTTCTTCGGACTTCCGCCGGGGGTTGCCTTGATTAGCATAAATTCGCTGATCGTCTATGCCTTTAGCATACTTGGATACTGGCTTGGGAAAAGAATCCGCGAAACAACCAAAAACCGGTGAACACTTTTAGCGATGCGGTTGAATGGACGATCTTCGGTTTATCTCGCTATGGCGTGGCGATTTATTCTGGTATGCTATTAAGGATCGAATTGAGAAAATATAGTACCATTACCATCGATTAGGCCAACTACATGCTATCGGCCGATTTATAAATTGGGAATGAGTCAGGAAAATTTTCCGAGAAGAGACCTAAAAACACCATTTTTCAAAGCCAAAAAAACGGAATTATATCAATATACAGATATGGAAAATCGTGCTATGATGATCGTGGACATAATATTCCTCTCTGGCCAGAAAGAATATGTAGGTTTGAATAATCAGTTTCGATCTTTCGAAAAGCTGCAAAACACTGTGTAATTTTAATGGAGAGGAGAAATGAAATGAAGCACAAGTTAAAAGTCATTGTTGCGGGAATCGGCGTGTCGCTCATGCTTTTCGTAGGCGTAGTTAGCGCCTTCAATTACGATGCCTTGCAAAAATATTTCTCGAAGGATGAAGAAACAATTCAAAACAATATTAAGGCTATGTCGACGGAAAAGCTGATCTCAGAAATGAACATGCTTAGCCCCGTGCTAGTAGGCGCGAATGAAGTTGATTCTCTTATTCCATTTGCCGCCGAGTTGCGCAGGAGAAAAGATGTAATTCAAAATTCGGACATTATCAAAGAACTGAAAAAAAATACCAATTCACAGTTAACGAAGGAAATCCTAGTTGACTTATATGCTGACAAAAATGCAAATCAACCGAATCAAGATGATCTTAAACAACTTCTTCAAGACGAATCGATCGATAATCGGTTGAAAACCAAGATCGTGAATGTAGCTCAATTTAACTCCAATGATACAAAGATCTTAAAAAAATTGATTGAAGGACAAGACGCCGGATTGGCTTTCGCCAGCTTGAAGCAGATGTCGCGTATCGATCTCGAGGAAGCGGATAAAAATTCGAACCAGATTCTTTTGAATTACAAGACGGAGCCGGCAGAGAAGGTTTCTGCGGCTTTAAAAGCAAAATCCAAGTATTTAGTGACAAAGAAATCGAAAGGCGATTTTGAAGCACAAGCAAAAGAGTTTATACAATTAGGTTTTGACATTATCACTACTTCCAACGATACCAAATTAAGGGATGCTGCGTTTTTTGCCATTTCCGATCTTAGGATCAAAGAATCAATTAAAAACATTCTAAAAAACGATCTTATCGATCGAGAATTGAAAGTGTATGCTGTAGATCAACATTTTGAGGTATTAAACGAAATGTTAATCAATCAGCCGACAGAAGAAGAGATCGAAACTGTCGTGGAAGCAATGGAATTACTCCCAATTTCGGATCTTATCGTTCCTCTGGAAGAATCATCGAAACGAATCGAGAACGCTGATTTAAAGCAGCGTTGCGAGGAAGTCCTAGCTTTCATGAAGACGAACGGAGTTAGCGGAAACAAAAAATGGTCAGATGGGGTGAAGTAAGATGAAAAAAGGAATTTGGTTTTTTTCAATTTTGTTGCTTTCAGCGGTACTTTTCACCTCAGCTTTTTTACGTGTTCACGCGGCAACGGGATATCAAGGGTATGCCATTTATGGTGACGGAGTCAATTTTCCGCTTTTAGGAGATATGTGGCATGCGGGTTTAATGGATTCACCTGATATGTAATGGGAAATAGGAAAACGAGGTAAATGGAAGACAACTATGTCCACAAAAATATTGCATGCTGCATTCGCTTTGGTCACCTCTATCCCATTAGGTTATATAAATTTCAGCGCATTAATGCTATCTCGTGAACCAAATACCGTTCAAATTTTGCTTTCTGTTATCTATGTCCTTATGTGGGGGGTCTACGGTTTTCTCTTAGGAAGAAAAGGACTTAAATTTGTGCGTTTCTCCACTTACTATTGGGTGATGGGAACGCTGATTCTTATCGTTAGTAGCTTATTTACCTTTTGGTTTATTAAATTTATCCTTTTTCCCTTACTATTCATTCTCTTAGGGCCTTTATACGGATTAAGGTATTTCTTTGATCTCTGTGGTCTTCCGTGGGGCCACCTAGGAATCATTCTTACGCTGGTGGTCTATGCCTTTAGCATGCTTGGATACTGGCTTGGGAAAAGAATCCGCGAAACATCCCAAAACCGGTGAACACTTTTAGCGACACGATTGAATGGACGATCTTCGGTTTATCTCGCTTTCGATTACTCTCTATCGGCATTCTCTCTTTTCATAACTGAATCGATCGCATTTGACCTTGCTTCCATTTCTTTAATCCATTCGGTTAGAATCTGATAGTAGGACGGCAGAGATTCGGAGATTTGCAAAACCAGTTTCTCAGTATAGGCGTGAACGGTAAGATTCCGGTCATCCGCCATCGTTAATGCGAGTACCGTTTCTTCATCGGTTAAAAGTCCTATCTCCCTCGATGAGCGGATTACTCCCTTCGGCGAGGCAAGATCAATCCCCTCATATTCATAAAGAAAGTGTTTAGCCGCTTTCCATACTGCCTCAAAGCTAAACTCAAAGCGTTGGATCGCCGCATCTCTCTCAATACCGGTATGATCCTTTAATGCGAGCACTTCCGCAAAGGCGTTTAAGGCTTGTTTCGCAAACTTGATTCTTTCTCTAACGTCAACCATGAAATTCCCTCCTTCATCACCTTCTCCCGGAACGAATCCTCCGCTTTCGATAAATCGACAAGATCAACGCGATACGGAATGGGGGACTCCTCAATTCGTTCGCGAAGCATTGCCCATACTCCCCTGGGAATTTCCCCTCTCGGTAAGATCCCTACGTCGATATCGGAGCTCCTTTTTTCTTCCCTATGGGCCCAGGAACCAAAGAGATATACATCTGCCGGAAAATCTCCAATTGCTTTACGGACGATCTCCCTAAGGTTATTTAAAATCTCCTCTCTTGCATCAGTTTGACGATTCATCTCGCCCCTCCTCCGTATATGAAATTTACATTTCCCTATCAACACAGTCTCCATATGATTCTTTTTGCTACATTGATGCTGATTTCAATCAAACCATCACACTTTTATTATACATATCCCATTCCATGCGAACGTGAACGGTCTCTTGGGATTCCATTATTTTTCCTTTACTCACCTCAGAAAAGCCGGCCTCTTTCCCTCGACTCGGAGGAACGTTTCTGATGGTGGATCGAGGGAATGAACAGAAAATTTAAGGAATGTCATTAACCATACAATGTTTACTCAGATATAATATGGATTATTGGACATACAACAAAGTGATGACAAGAATGGAATGTTAAGTGAAGAAGGCATGAGCCATCTAAAAACGATTGAGGAGGTAATGCATTCCGTCAACGAAGCATTGCGGAATCCGGTAAGTTGGTTTGACCAACAAACGTTAGAGAAAGCCGTTAAAAAATGTAAATATTGCAAACAGAAAAACGGAGGTTTTAAATTTCTATTTTTTAACCCCATCGCAAAT
The DNA window shown above is from Thermicanus aegyptius DSM 12793 and carries:
- a CDS encoding tetratricopeptide repeat protein, which encodes MAWKLYQNLKQTKGIVVDSALLITYTLFEVRYFLMNKELKQAMKGLTALKKEENLFSPLQSSYYYQFLGLYHLLMEEYDLSLKAYATAEQYAKEARIEDPELYYQLANLRSRLYHISYALFYAATALEKYTDESNLFRVIDTLILMGINQQRLNMFDESYQSFARALKIADQISEEQKKATIYHNMGYLYFKQSRFEEAIEMYRQSLQLGEEREKEKKANTYYYLAMVYHALGDKENAESANQAGMELIREEPSAQTTFYHLTLQSLRFKTEIHTQDLELVEKTILPYFQKKGIWITVAECAEFLAGKYRELKRTGKVIRYQQVEIEALRRMRDI
- a CDS encoding HI0074 family nucleotidyltransferase substrate-binding subunit, giving the protein MVDVRERIKFAKQALNAFAEVLALKDHTGIERDAAIQRFEFSFEAVWKAAKHFLYEYEGIDLASPKGVIRSSREIGLLTDEETVLALTMADDRNLTVHAYTEKLVLQISESLPSYYQILTEWIKEMEARSNAIDSVMKRENADRE
- a CDS encoding nucleotidyltransferase family protein — protein: MNRQTDAREEILNNLREIVRKAIGDFPADVYLFGSWAHREEKRSSDIDVGILPRGEIPRGVWAMLRERIEESPIPYRVDLVDLSKAEDSFREKVMKEGISWLTLEKESSLRNKP